Proteins from one Romboutsia sp. CE17 genomic window:
- the htpG gene encoding molecular chaperone HtpG encodes MSVQKGNISIHTENIFPIIKKWLYSDKDIFIRELISNGCDAVSKYKRLVSLGEAKDNGENEYKIIVSINKEEGTLCFTDNGIGMTAEEIEKYINQVAFSGAEDFFNKYKDKMDEANDIIGHFGLGFYSSFMVSKKVQIDTKSFIDDAEPVRWVSEDGLEFEISKSDTKTQRGTSITLYLDDDSKEFLNEYEVRSIIEKYCSFLPVEIYLETSDKKEDDENEAKMEPLNDTNPLWLKSPKDCTDEEYKDFYRKVFHSFDEPLFWIHLNVDYPFNLKGILYFPKLNNEFELVEGKVKLYNNQVFVADNIKEVIPEFLLLLKGVIDCPDLPLNVSRSFLQNDRDVSKISKHIVKKVADKLKSLFKNEREEYNKFWDDIQVFIKYGCLKDEGFYDKIKDYVLFKDIQGNYITLDDYKEVTKDKHENKVFYVSDEKQQSQYIKLFKERNLNAVVLDSNIDNHFISFIEYKEAGTTFNRIDSDISDVLKNKDESKLSDDDKNKLKELFKQVSEDKVNDYSVESLKNEDVPAIILISEHTRRMKEMQSRFAGMDLGMNFNEEKKLVINENNTMIQKLLSLRDSEDKKEKIDLICKQIIDLALLSNKELDPEELEGFIQRSNKLMSMIISL; translated from the coding sequence ATGTCAGTACAAAAAGGTAATATATCAATACATACCGAGAATATTTTCCCTATAATAAAAAAATGGTTATACTCAGATAAAGATATCTTTATAAGAGAGCTTATAAGCAATGGTTGTGATGCAGTAAGCAAATATAAGAGGTTAGTTTCATTAGGAGAAGCTAAAGATAATGGGGAAAATGAGTATAAGATAATTGTATCAATAAATAAGGAAGAAGGAACTTTATGTTTTACTGATAATGGAATCGGTATGACAGCTGAAGAAATTGAAAAATATATAAATCAAGTTGCTTTTTCTGGAGCAGAAGATTTCTTTAATAAATATAAGGACAAAATGGATGAAGCTAATGACATAATAGGTCATTTTGGATTAGGATTCTATTCTTCATTTATGGTGTCTAAAAAAGTTCAAATAGATACTAAGTCTTTTATAGATGACGCAGAACCTGTTAGATGGGTATCAGAAGATGGACTTGAGTTTGAGATATCTAAATCTGATACAAAAACACAAAGGGGAACAAGTATTACTCTGTATTTAGATGATGACAGCAAAGAATTTTTAAATGAATATGAAGTAAGAAGTATAATAGAAAAATATTGTTCATTCTTGCCAGTAGAAATTTACTTAGAGACTTCTGATAAAAAAGAAGATGATGAGAATGAGGCTAAAATGGAACCTTTAAATGATACTAATCCACTTTGGTTAAAGTCACCTAAGGATTGTACAGATGAAGAGTATAAGGATTTTTATAGAAAAGTGTTCCATTCATTTGATGAACCGTTATTCTGGATTCATTTAAATGTAGACTATCCATTTAATTTAAAAGGAATACTATATTTCCCTAAATTAAACAATGAGTTTGAATTGGTTGAAGGTAAAGTTAAACTTTACAATAATCAAGTATTCGTAGCAGATAACATAAAAGAAGTTATACCAGAATTTTTATTATTACTAAAAGGTGTAATAGATTGTCCAGATTTACCTTTAAATGTTTCAAGAAGTTTCTTACAAAATGATAGAGATGTAAGTAAGATATCTAAACATATAGTTAAAAAAGTTGCTGACAAATTGAAATCTTTATTTAAAAATGAAAGAGAAGAATATAACAAGTTCTGGGATGATATACAGGTATTCATAAAATATGGATGCCTAAAGGATGAAGGTTTCTATGATAAGATAAAAGATTATGTATTATTTAAAGATATACAAGGAAATTATATAACTTTAGATGATTATAAAGAAGTAACAAAAGATAAGCATGAAAATAAGGTATTTTACGTAAGTGATGAAAAACAACAATCTCAATATATAAAATTATTTAAAGAGCGTAATTTAAATGCAGTTGTGTTAGATTCTAACATAGATAATCATTTTATTTCATTTATTGAGTATAAAGAAGCAGGAACTACTTTCAATAGAATAGACTCAGATATATCAGATGTATTAAAGAATAAAGATGAATCAAAACTATCAGATGATGATAAGAATAAGTTAAAGGAATTATTTAAACAAGTATCTGAAGATAAGGTTAATGACTATTCAGTAGAAAGTCTTAAAAATGAAGATGTACCAGCAATAATATTAATATCAGAACATACAAGAAGAATGAAGGAAATGCAATCTAGATTTGCTGGAATGGATTTAGGAATGAATTTTAATGAAGAGAAAAAGCTTGTTATAAATGAGAATAACACTATGATACAAAAATTATTATCATTAAGGGATAGTGAAGATAAAAAGGAAAAAATAGATTTGATATGTAAGCAGATAATAGATTTAGCTTTATTATCAAATAAAGAGTTAGATCCAGAAGAATTAGAAGGATTCATACAAAGAAGTAATAAGCTTATGAGTATGATAATCTCTTTATAA
- a CDS encoding Hsp20/alpha crystallin family protein codes for MKLVPRRNIENLFNDSFFDELFENEFFKPVNYQNMMKTDIQEQGDNYIIDMDLPGFKKEDIKISLENRYLIVNASKNESNEENNAEKNYIHRERYTGQCSRSFYVGDTVKEEDIKAAYNNGILQLIVPKLNITQNEPKKYISID; via the coding sequence ATGAAATTAGTACCTAGAAGAAATATAGAAAATTTATTTAATGATAGTTTTTTTGATGAGTTATTTGAAAATGAGTTTTTTAAACCAGTTAATTATCAAAATATGATGAAAACTGATATTCAAGAACAAGGTGATAATTACATTATAGACATGGACTTACCAGGATTTAAAAAAGAAGATATAAAAATATCTTTAGAAAATAGGTATTTAATAGTTAATGCATCTAAGAATGAATCTAATGAGGAAAATAATGCAGAAAAAAACTATATTCATAGAGAAAGATATACAGGACAATGTTCTCGTAGTTTCTATGTTGGGGATACTGTAAAAGAAGAAGATATAAAAGCTGCTTACAATAATGGAATTTTACAACTAATAGTTCCTAAATTAAATATAACACAAAATGAACCTAAAAAATATATATCTATAGATTAA
- a CDS encoding conjugated bile salt MFS transporter, with the protein MSTSDNNKQNTFFYGWIIVIACLLIQAIPFGVASNLPPTFTNYVVNAEGFSYASFTLIFTIGTFVSAIASPFIGKLFTKINTKILFIIGSILVGAGFMAYSYAGNKLYAYYVIAAIVQLGNAIISAIGVPTLINAWFKVNKGIALGIAFSGGGIGNIFLQILAGKWLSDPNIGYKGAYLRFGMIALIASLLISILFIRMPKSDDELAANVPRKLKGQQDVAHHVSWGYKIGEVTKMPQFWLISVSFIFIGFYVSGFALQFIAYFQTLEASGILLISSATLASLFGFFSIFGNLFGGVLFDKLGLSKSFGLSGLLVVISGLCLLFIGRINALGYLFTFLFGVSMFSYVMGPSYMTSSLFGDREYGAILGLIQLFFALGFAIGTPIFGLTLDKFGWNVAWISSIVYAIIAYGGLLMACTSILKINKENNVIETKRIS; encoded by the coding sequence ATGAGTACATCTGATAATAACAAACAAAATACATTCTTTTATGGATGGATAATTGTTATAGCATGTTTACTTATTCAAGCAATACCATTTGGGGTAGCATCTAATTTACCACCTACTTTTACAAATTATGTTGTAAATGCAGAAGGTTTTAGTTATGCTTCATTTACACTAATATTTACTATAGGTACATTTGTATCTGCAATCGCATCTCCTTTTATAGGAAAGTTATTTACTAAAATAAATACTAAAATACTATTTATAATAGGTTCTATTTTAGTTGGTGCAGGATTTATGGCATATTCATATGCTGGAAATAAATTATATGCTTACTATGTAATAGCCGCGATAGTACAACTCGGAAATGCAATCATATCCGCAATAGGTGTTCCTACTCTTATAAATGCTTGGTTTAAAGTTAATAAGGGTATCGCTTTAGGTATTGCATTCTCTGGTGGAGGTATAGGAAATATATTCCTTCAAATATTAGCTGGTAAATGGCTATCTGACCCAAATATAGGATACAAGGGAGCTTATTTAAGATTCGGTATGATAGCATTAATTGCATCATTACTAATTTCAATATTATTTATAAGAATGCCAAAATCAGATGATGAGTTAGCAGCTAACGTTCCTAGAAAATTAAAAGGTCAACAAGATGTTGCACATCATGTAAGTTGGGGATATAAAATCGGTGAAGTAACTAAGATGCCTCAATTTTGGTTAATATCAGTATCTTTTATATTTATAGGGTTCTATGTTAGTGGATTCGCTTTACAATTTATAGCATATTTCCAAACTTTAGAAGCTTCAGGAATATTATTGATATCATCAGCTACATTAGCATCTTTATTCGGTTTCTTCTCAATATTTGGGAATTTATTTGGCGGCGTATTATTCGATAAACTAGGACTATCAAAATCATTTGGTCTTTCAGGCTTATTAGTTGTGATCTCAGGATTATGCTTACTATTTATAGGAAGAATAAATGCACTTGGATACCTATTTACATTTTTATTTGGTGTATCAATGTTCTCATATGTTATGGGACCATCATATATGACTAGCTCATTATTCGGCGATAGAGAGTATGGTGCTATACTTGGTTTAATACAATTATTCTTTGCTTTAGGATTCGCTATTGGTACTCCAATATTCGGTTTAACACTAGATAAGTTTGGCTGGAATGTTGCATGGATTTCTTCTATAGTTTACGCTATAATCGCTTATGGAGGTTTACTAATGGCTTGTACCTCTATATTAAAAATAAATAAAGAGAACAATGTAATTGAAACAAAAAGAATATCTTAA
- the purH gene encoding bifunctional phosphoribosylaminoimidazolecarboxamide formyltransferase/IMP cyclohydrolase: protein MSKRALISVTDKTRVVEFAKELNNLGYEVISTGNTFKMLEENGVKAIQIDEVTKFPEMLDGRVKTLNPYIHGGILYKRDDENHIETVKEYKIGSIDLVVVNLYDFEGTLKAGKSHEEMIENIDIGGPSMIRSAAKNYKDVTVIVDINDYDMVIEKLKNDNLTLEDRKRLSYKAFSTTARYDALISSYFAGEVGDTYPEILNLTFQKEQTLRYGENPHQNGVLYSQPNAKNPILNYEQLNGKELSFNNINDLHGCLEVMREFKDNDKVVSVAIKHTNPCGVGLGRNSLEAYTKCYEADTVSIFGGIVGITSTVDEATAQKLSEIFLEIVAAYDFTPEALEILKKKKNLRVLKLSKIETSLQPYEMKYLDGKLLIQDKNNSLVDKYETVTVVEPTEEQLEDMEFGMKVVKNMKSNAIAIVKCGQTLALGCGQTSRIWALKNALENNSDKDFNGAVLASDAFFPFDDCVTLANEYGIKAVVQPGGSMRDQDSIDACNKYEMTMVFTGVRHFKH from the coding sequence ATGAGTAAAAGAGCATTGATAAGTGTAACAGACAAAACTAGAGTAGTTGAATTTGCAAAGGAACTAAACAATCTTGGATATGAAGTTATATCTACAGGAAATACATTTAAAATGTTAGAAGAAAACGGAGTTAAAGCTATTCAAATAGATGAAGTTACTAAATTCCCAGAAATGTTAGATGGAAGAGTTAAGACTTTAAATCCATATATACATGGTGGAATACTTTATAAAAGAGACGATGAAAATCATATAGAAACTGTAAAAGAATATAAAATAGGGTCTATAGATTTAGTAGTAGTAAATTTATATGATTTTGAAGGTACTTTAAAGGCAGGAAAATCTCATGAAGAAATGATAGAAAATATAGATATCGGTGGACCATCTATGATACGTTCTGCTGCTAAAAATTATAAAGATGTAACGGTTATAGTAGATATAAATGATTATGATATGGTGATTGAAAAGTTAAAAAATGATAATTTAACTTTAGAAGATAGAAAAAGACTATCGTATAAAGCATTCTCAACTACAGCTAGATACGATGCACTTATATCAAGCTATTTTGCAGGAGAAGTTGGAGATACTTATCCTGAAATATTAAATTTAACATTCCAAAAAGAACAAACATTAAGATATGGAGAAAATCCACATCAAAATGGAGTGCTATACTCTCAGCCAAACGCTAAAAATCCAATATTAAACTATGAACAATTAAATGGTAAAGAACTTTCTTTCAATAATATAAATGACTTACATGGTTGTTTAGAAGTAATGAGAGAATTTAAAGATAATGATAAAGTAGTTTCAGTAGCTATAAAACATACTAATCCATGTGGAGTTGGTTTAGGAAGGAATTCTTTAGAAGCATATACAAAGTGCTATGAAGCTGATACAGTTTCAATATTTGGTGGAATAGTTGGAATAACTTCTACAGTAGATGAAGCTACAGCTCAAAAATTAAGTGAAATATTCTTAGAAATAGTAGCAGCTTATGATTTTACACCAGAAGCTTTAGAAATACTTAAGAAAAAGAAAAACTTAAGAGTTTTAAAATTATCTAAGATAGAAACTAGTTTACAGCCATATGAAATGAAATACTTAGATGGAAAATTATTAATACAAGATAAAAATAATTCCTTAGTCGATAAATATGAAACTGTAACAGTAGTTGAACCAACTGAAGAACAGTTAGAAGATATGGAATTTGGTATGAAGGTTGTTAAAAATATGAAATCAAATGCTATAGCTATAGTTAAATGTGGTCAAACATTAGCTTTAGGATGTGGTCAAACTTCAAGAATATGGGCTTTAAAAAATGCTTTAGAAAACAACAGTGATAAAGACTTTAATGGAGCTGTACTTGCTTCAGATGCATTCTTCCCATTTGATGATTGTGTAACACTAGCAAATGAATATGGAATAAAAGCAGTTGTTCAACCAGGTGGCTCAATGAGAGACCAAGATTCTATAGATGCTTGTAATAAATATGAAATGACAATGGTGTTTACAGGAGTAAGACACTTCAAACACTAG
- the purN gene encoding phosphoribosylglycinamide formyltransferase, translating into MLNIGVLVSGGGTNLQAIIDETLAGNINGKVKVVISNKENAYGLERARQNNIDAIFETDEDKIIETLKDRNIDLVVLAGYLKIISPKFVNEFRNKMINIHPSLIPSFCGKGYYGQKVHQGVLDYGVKVTGATVHFVDEGADTGPIIMQETVDVRDDDDVSSLAKRVLHVEHKILKKSISLFCENKLSIHGRRVFINE; encoded by the coding sequence ATGCTAAATATAGGTGTTTTAGTTTCGGGCGGAGGAACTAATTTACAAGCTATAATAGATGAAACTTTAGCTGGAAATATAAATGGAAAAGTTAAAGTAGTTATATCAAATAAAGAGAATGCCTATGGCTTAGAAAGAGCAAGACAAAATAATATAGACGCGATTTTTGAAACGGATGAAGATAAAATAATTGAAACTTTAAAAGATCGCAATATAGACTTAGTAGTTTTAGCTGGATATTTAAAGATAATAAGTCCTAAATTTGTAAATGAATTTAGAAATAAAATGATAAATATACATCCATCATTAATACCTTCATTTTGTGGTAAAGGATACTATGGACAAAAAGTTCACCAAGGTGTACTTGATTATGGAGTTAAAGTAACTGGAGCAACAGTACATTTTGTTGATGAAGGAGCAGATACAGGTCCAATAATTATGCAAGAAACTGTAGATGTAAGAGATGATGATGATGTAAGCTCTTTAGCTAAAAGAGTGCTACACGTAGAACATAAGATATTAAAGAAGAGTATTAGTCTTTTCTGTGAAAATAAATTAAGTATTCATGGTAGGAGAGTGTTTATAAATGAGTAA
- the purD gene encoding phosphoribosylamine--glycine ligase, with protein sequence MKVLVIGGGGREHAICWKLSKEENIEAIFCSPGNAGIESVAKCINIDDSHIDELVSFAKENKIDLTIVGPEVPLVKGIVDEFEKENLRIFGPNKRCARLEGSKAFSKDFMMRHNIPTAKYKEYTNLDEAISEVDNFGYPVVIKADGLAAGKGVVIPTNREDAISTLKDMMEDKKFGDAGSKIVIEEFLSGIETSILAFVDNNTIVPMVSAKDHKKVYNNEEGPNTGGMGTFSPSEVYTDELAQSIKINVLDATLEGFKKDNLNYKGILFVGLMITEDGPKVLEYNTRFGDPETQSVLFRLDTDLNKIMNAIIDNKLSDIEINYKDEESVCVMLTSGGYPDSYEKGKIITGLENLDKDIVVFHSGTKMIGGNLVTNGGRVIGITAKAASVKDAAAKVYENIKKISFEGMHYRTDIGV encoded by the coding sequence ATGAAGGTATTAGTTATTGGTGGCGGCGGTAGAGAACATGCCATATGCTGGAAATTAAGTAAAGAAGAAAATATAGAAGCGATATTTTGTTCACCAGGAAACGCTGGAATTGAAAGTGTAGCAAAATGTATAAATATTGATGATAGTCATATAGATGAACTTGTAAGTTTTGCAAAAGAAAATAAAATAGACTTAACAATAGTGGGACCTGAGGTTCCACTTGTTAAGGGAATAGTTGATGAATTTGAGAAAGAAAATTTAAGAATTTTTGGACCAAATAAAAGATGTGCTAGATTAGAAGGTAGTAAGGCTTTCTCTAAAGATTTTATGATGAGACATAATATACCTACTGCAAAGTATAAAGAATATACAAATTTAGATGAAGCTATTAGTGAAGTAGACAATTTTGGATATCCAGTAGTAATAAAGGCTGATGGTTTAGCTGCAGGAAAAGGTGTGGTAATACCAACAAATAGAGAAGATGCAATATCTACATTAAAAGATATGATGGAAGATAAGAAGTTTGGAGATGCTGGAAGTAAAATAGTTATAGAAGAGTTTCTAAGTGGAATTGAAACATCTATATTAGCGTTCGTTGATAATAATACTATAGTTCCTATGGTAAGTGCGAAAGACCATAAGAAAGTATATAACAATGAAGAAGGACCTAATACAGGAGGTATGGGAACTTTTTCTCCTAGTGAAGTGTATACAGATGAATTAGCCCAAAGCATAAAAATAAATGTATTAGATGCTACATTAGAAGGATTTAAAAAAGATAATTTAAATTACAAAGGAATATTATTTGTAGGATTGATGATTACAGAAGATGGACCGAAAGTATTAGAATATAATACGAGATTTGGGGATCCAGAAACTCAATCAGTTTTATTTAGATTAGATACAGATTTAAATAAAATAATGAATGCAATAATAGACAACAAGCTAAGTGATATAGAAATAAATTATAAAGATGAAGAATCCGTTTGTGTAATGCTTACATCTGGAGGATATCCTGATTCTTATGAAAAAGGAAAGATAATAACTGGACTTGAAAATCTAGATAAAGATATAGTAGTTTTTCATAGTGGAACTAAGATGATAGGTGGAAACTTAGTTACTAATGGAGGAAGAGTAATAGGAATAACAGCAAAAGCAGCTTCAGTAAAGGATGCAGCAGCAAAGGTATATGAGAATATTAAGAAAATAAGCTTTGAAGGTATGCATTATAGAACTGATATAGGAGTTTAA
- a CDS encoding phosphoribosylformylglycinamidine synthase: MLNTENVKRILVEKRQGFDLEAKALKKDLVENLHINTIEDIRVLNRYDIEGISNEAYNNAAESIFSEPNLDLIYHEEICNLDKENKRIFAIEYLPGQYDQRGDWASQCIQIVNNGVRPIINTAKVYILSGNITDEQFDKIKRYCINPVDSREASLNKPETLKMEAEIPTSVEILEGFINLSHEGLQDFLKERGLAMTILDLEHIQKYFKDTEKRNPTITEIKVLDTYWSDHCRHTTFMTEIEDVQIEEGKYTDIVKEAYEMYLDSRKKVYVDRKKDICLMDIATIAMKELRKDGKLEDLDVSEEINACSINVDVEVDGEIEKYLVMFKNETHNHPTEIEPFGGAATCLGGAIRDPLSGRSYVYQAMRVTGSADPRTTLEDTLPGKLMQRKITTEAAHGYSSYGNQIGLTTGQVVEVYDEDFVAKRMEIGAVIAAAPKENVVRERPVPGDAIILIGGKTGRDGCGGATGSSKEHSEESILTCSAEVQKGDAPNERKIQRFFRNKEVTQMIKRCNDFGAGGVCVAIGEIADSLDVNLDLVPKKYDGLDGTELAISESQERMAVAINKENKDKFIALAKEENLEATHVATVTDSGYLRMYWNGNAIVDVKREFLDTNGVKQTTKVHVSKVNEEKTFFNSNICKNNNEFSSTDGVCISSEGLSDIALAKEVSLKDRFIETLSDLNVCSQKGLVEKFDNTIGSNTVLMPFGGKYQRTTAQGMVAKIPILKGETNTSTIMTYGYNPKIGKWSPFHGALYAVVESVCKVVAIGGNYKTTRLTLQEYFEKLGDNPTKWGKPFSALLGAFYAQNKLEIPAIGGKDSMSGTFKDIEVPPTLVSFAVDTVDAKVVVSPEFKKVNSKVVMLCTERLENDVINFDELKKNLDKLRELIYKSQVLSTYALGFAGVGEAISKMAFGNKIGFEFNEESSNLYEETDKLFEASYGNIVIELANNDLSILNGYNYIVLGNTIEKECIVIEDEEISLDELYKAYCDTLEPIFPTKSREVKDKIETINFISSKEAKKSSISIASPKVFIPVFPGTNCEYDLSRAFEKAGANASIKVFKNLTYKDIEDSIDTIVKEIKSSQMIMLPGGFSAGDEPDGSAKFIATVFRNERVEEAVNEFLTKQDGLMLGICNGFQALIKLGLVPYGEIRKASVDAPTLTYNNIGRHQAKMVQTRIASNKSPWLANTSVGDIHSIAISHGEGKFVANEETMRTLIENGQIATQYVDFNGNATYDIEFNPNGSFYGVEGITSIDGRILGKMGHSERIGNQVCKNILGEKDQMIFESGVKYFK; the protein is encoded by the coding sequence ATGTTAAATACTGAAAATGTCAAAAGAATATTAGTCGAAAAAAGACAAGGCTTTGACCTTGAAGCTAAAGCTTTAAAGAAAGATTTAGTAGAAAATTTACATATAAATACTATAGAAGATATAAGAGTATTAAATAGATACGATATAGAAGGTATATCTAATGAAGCTTATAATAATGCAGCGGAAAGTATATTTTCTGAACCAAATTTAGATTTAATTTATCATGAAGAGATATGTAACTTAGATAAAGAGAATAAGAGAATATTTGCAATAGAATATTTACCAGGACAGTATGATCAAAGAGGTGACTGGGCATCTCAATGTATACAAATAGTTAATAATGGAGTTAGACCTATTATAAATACAGCTAAGGTATACATACTAAGTGGTAATATAACAGATGAACAATTTGATAAAATAAAAAGATATTGTATAAATCCTGTAGATAGTAGAGAAGCAAGTTTAAATAAACCAGAAACATTAAAAATGGAAGCTGAAATACCTACTTCAGTAGAAATATTAGAAGGATTTATAAATTTAAGTCATGAAGGATTACAAGATTTCTTAAAAGAAAGAGGTCTTGCAATGACAATACTTGATTTAGAGCATATCCAAAAGTATTTTAAAGATACGGAAAAAAGAAATCCTACTATAACTGAAATAAAAGTATTAGATACTTATTGGTCGGATCACTGTAGACACACTACTTTTATGACAGAAATAGAAGATGTTCAAATAGAAGAAGGTAAATATACAGATATAGTTAAGGAAGCTTATGAAATGTATCTTGATTCAAGAAAAAAAGTATATGTAGATAGAAAAAAAGACATATGCCTAATGGATATAGCAACAATAGCTATGAAAGAGTTAAGAAAAGATGGAAAACTAGAAGATTTAGATGTAAGTGAAGAGATAAATGCATGTAGTATAAATGTTGATGTTGAAGTAGATGGTGAGATTGAAAAGTATTTAGTAATGTTTAAGAATGAAACTCATAACCATCCAACTGAAATAGAACCATTTGGAGGAGCTGCTACTTGTTTAGGTGGAGCTATAAGAGATCCATTATCTGGAAGAAGTTATGTGTATCAAGCTATGCGTGTAACTGGAAGTGCTGATCCAAGAACAACTTTAGAAGATACATTACCAGGTAAGTTAATGCAAAGAAAAATAACAACTGAAGCAGCTCATGGATATAGCTCATATGGTAACCAAATAGGATTAACTACAGGCCAAGTTGTTGAAGTATATGATGAAGATTTCGTAGCTAAGAGAATGGAAATAGGTGCGGTTATAGCAGCAGCACCTAAAGAAAATGTAGTTAGAGAAAGGCCTGTACCAGGAGATGCAATAATACTTATTGGTGGAAAAACAGGAAGAGATGGATGTGGAGGAGCTACAGGTTCATCTAAAGAGCACAGTGAAGAATCAATACTTACTTGTAGTGCTGAAGTTCAAAAAGGTGATGCTCCTAATGAAAGAAAAATACAAAGATTCTTTAGAAATAAAGAAGTTACACAAATGATAAAAAGATGTAATGACTTTGGAGCAGGTGGAGTTTGTGTTGCTATAGGTGAAATAGCAGATAGCTTAGATGTAAACTTAGACTTAGTTCCTAAAAAGTATGATGGACTTGATGGAACTGAGCTCGCAATATCAGAGTCTCAAGAACGTATGGCAGTAGCTATAAATAAAGAAAATAAAGATAAATTTATAGCCTTAGCTAAAGAAGAAAACTTAGAAGCTACTCATGTTGCTACGGTTACAGATTCAGGTTATTTAAGAATGTATTGGAATGGAAATGCTATAGTAGATGTTAAAAGAGAGTTCTTAGATACAAATGGTGTGAAACAAACTACTAAGGTTCATGTTAGTAAAGTGAATGAAGAAAAAACTTTCTTTAACTCAAATATATGTAAAAATAATAATGAATTCTCATCTACTGATGGAGTTTGTATATCATCAGAAGGGTTATCAGATATAGCTTTAGCCAAAGAAGTTTCATTAAAAGATAGATTTATAGAAACATTATCAGATTTAAATGTTTGCTCGCAAAAAGGATTAGTAGAAAAGTTTGATAATACAATAGGAAGTAATACTGTACTTATGCCATTTGGTGGTAAGTACCAAAGAACCACAGCTCAAGGTATGGTTGCAAAGATACCTATACTTAAAGGAGAAACGAATACTTCTACAATAATGACATATGGATATAATCCTAAGATAGGAAAATGGAGTCCATTCCATGGAGCACTATATGCAGTTGTTGAATCTGTGTGTAAAGTTGTTGCTATTGGGGGTAACTATAAGACAACAAGACTTACATTACAAGAGTATTTTGAAAAACTTGGGGATAATCCAACTAAATGGGGTAAACCATTCTCTGCTTTACTTGGTGCATTCTATGCTCAAAATAAACTTGAAATACCTGCAATAGGTGGTAAGGATAGTATGTCTGGAACATTTAAAGATATAGAAGTTCCTCCGACATTAGTTTCTTTTGCTGTAGATACTGTGGATGCAAAAGTAGTAGTATCTCCGGAATTTAAGAAAGTTAACTCAAAAGTTGTAATGTTATGCACAGAAAGATTAGAAAATGATGTTATTAACTTTGATGAACTAAAGAAAAATCTAGATAAATTAAGAGAACTTATATACAAAAGCCAGGTATTATCAACATATGCATTAGGATTTGCAGGTGTAGGTGAAGCTATAAGTAAGATGGCATTTGGTAATAAAATAGGATTTGAATTTAATGAAGAATCTAGTAACTTATATGAAGAAACAGATAAACTATTTGAAGCAAGTTATGGAAATATAGTTATTGAATTAGCTAATAATGATTTAAGTATATTAAATGGGTATAACTATATAGTTTTAGGTAATACAATTGAAAAAGAATGTATAGTTATAGAAGATGAAGAGATATCATTAGATGAACTATATAAAGCATACTGTGATACTTTAGAACCAATATTCCCAACTAAATCTAGAGAAGTCAAAGATAAAATAGAAACTATCAACTTTATATCTAGTAAAGAAGCTAAAAAATCATCTATAAGTATAGCGTCTCCTAAGGTATTTATACCAGTATTTCCTGGTACGAACTGTGAGTATGATTTATCTAGAGCATTTGAAAAAGCAGGAGCTAATGCAAGTATAAAAGTATTTAAGAATTTAACTTACAAAGATATAGAAGATTCTATAGATACAATAGTTAAAGAAATAAAATCTTCACAAATGATTATGCTTCCAGGAGGATTTAGTGCAGGAGATGAGCCTGATGGTTCTGCTAAATTCATAGCTACAGTATTCAGAAATGAAAGGGTAGAAGAAGCTGTAAATGAATTTTTAACTAAGCAAGACGGATTAATGTTAGGTATTTGTAATGGATTTCAAGCTCTTATAAAACTTGGATTAGTTCCATATGGTGAAATAAGAAAGGCAAGTGTGGATGCACCAACGCTTACTTACAATAATATAGGAAGACATCAAGCTAAGATGGTTCAAACTAGAATAGCTTCTAATAAGTCTCCTTGGTTAGCGAATACTTCTGTAGGTGATATACATAGCATAGCTATATCTCATGGAGAAGGTAAATTTGTTGCTAATGAGGAAACCATGAGAACTTTAATAGAAAATGGACAAATAGCTACTCAATATGTAGATTTTAATGGAAATGCAACTTATGATATAGAATTTAATCCAAATGGCTCTTTCTATGGTGTTGAAGGTATAACTAGTATAGATGGAAGAATATTAGGTAAAATGGGGCACTCTGAGAGAATTGGAAATCAAGTGTGTAAGAATATACTAGGTGAAAAAGATCAAATGATATTTGAATCCGGTGTAAAATACTTTAAATAG